A genomic window from Lycium barbarum isolate Lr01 chromosome 4, ASM1917538v2, whole genome shotgun sequence includes:
- the LOC132638731 gene encoding putative glycine-rich cell wall structural protein 1, which produces MTCKLMLLLVLGVLVQTSSARKLLENPLLPNFLNFNGGFDQILGGLSGGGGGGGGGGGGGGGGGGSNGGFGSGFGYGEGYGSGANGNGGGGGGGGGGGGGGGQNGGSGFGFGQGWGHGGGGF; this is translated from the coding sequence ATGACATGCAAGTTGATGCTACTTCTTGTTTTGGGAGTTCTAGTGCAAACTTCCTCTGCAAGGAAGCTTCTTGAGAATCCATTACTACCCAATTTCCTTAACTTCAACGGTGGATTTGACCAAATTTTAGGAGGTCTTAGCGGCGGCGGTGGCGGCGGTGGCGGCGGTGGAGGAGGTGGCGGTGGAGGAGGAGGTAGTAATGGCGGATTTGGTTCTGGCTTTGGATATGGCGAGGGTTATGGATCCGGTGCAAACGGCAATGGCGGAGGTGGTGGAGGCGGCGGAGGTGGTGGTGGCGGCGGCGGTCAAAATGGTGGTAGTGGATTTGGTTTCGGACAAGGATGGGGCCATGGTGGTGGTGGATTTTGA
- the LOC132636680 gene encoding uncharacterized protein LOC132636680 isoform X1, with product MKYGGSSIDRSTRKMKPDHKYWRMNWITPLKDVGLWLEEINLGSYRQIFKENGVNGEYLEGMSMFTTEQILRFIRRCHMKWGDFITLCKELRRIKVACLKGEQKFRRPWWAPSCISVVFMKTAKRNRQCRVVSLKLEP from the exons ATGAAATATGGAGGATCCTCAATCGATCGTTCAACAAGAAAGATGAAGCCCGATCATAAATATTGGAGAATGAATTGGATAACACCACTCAAG GATGTTGGTCTATGGTTAGAAGAAATAAATCTTGGCAGCTATCGTCAGATATTCAAAGAAAATGGTGTTAATGGAGAGTATTTGGAGGGGATGTCTATGTTCACGACTGAACAGATTCTCCGGTTTATAAGAAGGTGCCACATGAAATGGGGAGACTTCATAACGTTGTGCAAGGAGCTGAGGCGGATAAAAG TGGCTTGCTTGAAGGGAGAGCAAAAATTCCGGCGACCATGGTGGGCCCCGTCTTGTATCTCCGTAGTGTTTATGAAGACGGCCAAGCGTAACAGGCAGTGCAGAGTGGTTTCACTGAAGCTGGAACCTTGA
- the LOC132636680 gene encoding uncharacterized protein LOC132636680 isoform X2 — translation MIISKEKKPEPLDFFIWTVEDVGLWLEEINLGSYRQIFKENGVNGEYLEGMSMFTTEQILRFIRRCHMKWGDFITLCKELRRIKVACLKGEQKFRRPWWAPSCISVVFMKTAKRNRQCRVVSLKLEP, via the exons ATGATAATAAGCAAAGAAAAGAAACCAGAACCACTTGATTTCTTCATTTGGACTGTTGAG GATGTTGGTCTATGGTTAGAAGAAATAAATCTTGGCAGCTATCGTCAGATATTCAAAGAAAATGGTGTTAATGGAGAGTATTTGGAGGGGATGTCTATGTTCACGACTGAACAGATTCTCCGGTTTATAAGAAGGTGCCACATGAAATGGGGAGACTTCATAACGTTGTGCAAGGAGCTGAGGCGGATAAAAG TGGCTTGCTTGAAGGGAGAGCAAAAATTCCGGCGACCATGGTGGGCCCCGTCTTGTATCTCCGTAGTGTTTATGAAGACGGCCAAGCGTAACAGGCAGTGCAGAGTGGTTTCACTGAAGCTGGAACCTTGA